A DNA window from Engraulis encrasicolus isolate BLACKSEA-1 chromosome 3, IST_EnEncr_1.0, whole genome shotgun sequence contains the following coding sequences:
- the tbx1 gene encoding T-box transcription factor TBX1 isoform X1, translating into MDDSSPLSPKANAFSIASLISAAEQAGNTTFDKPCTGLDNQDHETCHRSFKMHYSTVTREMEAISSPWLTQLSHFCDVAAFTTSSLSSLNTPGSYHLSPSPGDPYSQHDTHFEPCPAAQHSYNYTGSNPVQAQQGETGTSNCSSSSSSSTPNKNLVKKNPKVANINVQLEMKALWDEFNQLGTEMIVTKAGRRMFPTFQVKIFGMDPMADYMLLMDFLPVDDKRYRYAFHSSSWLVAGKADPATPGRVHYHPDSPAKGAQWMKQIVSFDKLKLTNNLLDDNGHIILNSMHRYQPRFHVVYVDPRKDSEKYAEENYKTFVFEETRFTAVTAYQNHRITQLKIASNPFAKGFRDCDPEDWPRNHRPGSLPIMSAFARTRNPMSSPPQQNGEKEDSRREYDRDPTGTPIHGDPAHQLMSRVLSPALPVPGGLHAVPLTAGPRSPPHELRIEGHPQGPDTLHHHPYKYPSTYEHYLGAKTRPSPYQIPSIRGHGYHHHMNPSAANMYSATNAPANYDYGPR; encoded by the exons ATGGACGACAGCAGTCCCCTTTCTCCAAAGGCAAATGCTTTCAGTATTGCCTCTCTGATTTCAGCTGCAGAGCAAGCAGGAAACACCACTTTTGACAAACCTTGCACTGGCCTGGACAATCAAGACCACGAAACCTGCCACAGATCCTTTAAAATGCATTACAGTACTGTCACAAGGGAGATGGAAG CAATATCCAGTCCGTGGCTGACGCAGCTGTCCCATTTTTGCGATGTTGCAGCCTTCACGACCAGCAGCCTGAGCAGCCTCAATACGCCAGGGAGTTATCATCTCTCGCCTTCCCCCGGGGACCCTTACAGCCAGCATGACACCCACTTTGAGCCTTGCCCGGCGGCCCAACATAGTTACAACTACACGGGGTCAAACCCGGTCCAGGCCCAACAGGGCGAGACTGGGACCTCGAACTGTTCGTCCTCGTCCTCGAGCTCCACGCCGAACAAGAACCTGGTGAAAAAGAACCCTAAAGTGGCCAACATTAACGTTCAGCTGGAGATGAAAGCTCTTTGGGATGAATTCAATCAGCTTGGAACCGAGATGATTGTAACCAAAGCTGGCAG GCGAATGTTTCCAACGTTTCAAGTGAAAATCTTTGGAATGGACCCAATGGCAGACTACATGCTCTTAATGGATTTCCTCCCGGTCGACGACAAACGTTACAG GTATGCGTTCCACAGCTCCTCGTGGCTGGTGGCAGGCAAGGCTGACCCCGCAACTCCCGGTAGAGTTCATTACCACCCCGACTCCCCAGCCAAGGGCGCACAGTGGATGAAACAGATAGTCTCCTTCGATAAGTTAAAGCTTACCAACAATTTATTGGATGACAATGGACAT atAATTCTAAACTCCATGCACAGATACCAGCCTCGATTCCACGTAGTATATGTGGATCCTCGAAAGGACAGCGAGAAGTATGCTGAGGAGAATTATAAAACGTTTGTTTTTGAGGAGACGAGATTCACGGCCGTCACAGCATACCAAAACCACAGG ATAACGCAACTAAAAATAGCCAGCAATCCCTTTGCAAAGGGCTTCAGGGACTGTGATCCAGAGGATTG GCCCAGGAACCACAGGCCTGGTTCTCTGCCAATCATGAGTGCCTTTGCCAGGACCAGAAACCCAATGTCATCCCCTCCTCAGCAAAATGGAGAAAAAG AAGATAGTCGACGTGAGTACGACCGCGACCCGACCGGCACGCCCATCCACGGCGACCCGGCGCACCAGCTGATGTCGCGGGTCCTCAGCCCTGCCCTGCCGGTCCCCGGGGGTCTCCACGCCGTGCCTCTGACCGCGGGGCCCCGAAGCCCGCCGCACGAACTCCGCATCGAGGGCCACCCGCAGGGCCCCGACACGCTGCACCACCACCCGTACAAGTACCCCAGCACCTACGAACACTACCTGGGGGCCAAGACGCGGCCCTCTCCCTACCAGATCCCCAGCATCCGGGGCCACGGCTACCACCACCACATGAACCCCTCGGCGGCCAACATGTACTCAGCCACAAACGCGCCCGCCAATTACGACTACGGGCCTCGGTAA
- the tbx1 gene encoding T-box transcription factor TBX1 isoform X2: protein MDDSSPLSPKANAFSIASLISAAEQAGNTTFDKPCTGLDNQDHETCHRSFKMHYSTVTREMEAISSPWLTQLSHFCDVAAFTTSSLSSLNTPGSYHLSPSPGDPYSQHDTHFEPCPAAQHSYNYTGSNPVQAQQGETGTSNCSSSSSSSTPNKNLVKKNPKVANINVQLEMKALWDEFNQLGTEMIVTKAGRRMFPTFQVKIFGMDPMADYMLLMDFLPVDDKRYRYAFHSSSWLVAGKADPATPGRVHYHPDSPAKGAQWMKQIVSFDKLKLTNNLLDDNGHIILNSMHRYQPRFHVVYVDPRKDSEKYAEENYKTFVFEETRFTAVTAYQNHRITQLKIASNPFAKGFRDCDPEDWPRNHRPGSLPIMSAFARTRNPMSSPPQQNGEKDSRREYDRDPTGTPIHGDPAHQLMSRVLSPALPVPGGLHAVPLTAGPRSPPHELRIEGHPQGPDTLHHHPYKYPSTYEHYLGAKTRPSPYQIPSIRGHGYHHHMNPSAANMYSATNAPANYDYGPR, encoded by the exons ATGGACGACAGCAGTCCCCTTTCTCCAAAGGCAAATGCTTTCAGTATTGCCTCTCTGATTTCAGCTGCAGAGCAAGCAGGAAACACCACTTTTGACAAACCTTGCACTGGCCTGGACAATCAAGACCACGAAACCTGCCACAGATCCTTTAAAATGCATTACAGTACTGTCACAAGGGAGATGGAAG CAATATCCAGTCCGTGGCTGACGCAGCTGTCCCATTTTTGCGATGTTGCAGCCTTCACGACCAGCAGCCTGAGCAGCCTCAATACGCCAGGGAGTTATCATCTCTCGCCTTCCCCCGGGGACCCTTACAGCCAGCATGACACCCACTTTGAGCCTTGCCCGGCGGCCCAACATAGTTACAACTACACGGGGTCAAACCCGGTCCAGGCCCAACAGGGCGAGACTGGGACCTCGAACTGTTCGTCCTCGTCCTCGAGCTCCACGCCGAACAAGAACCTGGTGAAAAAGAACCCTAAAGTGGCCAACATTAACGTTCAGCTGGAGATGAAAGCTCTTTGGGATGAATTCAATCAGCTTGGAACCGAGATGATTGTAACCAAAGCTGGCAG GCGAATGTTTCCAACGTTTCAAGTGAAAATCTTTGGAATGGACCCAATGGCAGACTACATGCTCTTAATGGATTTCCTCCCGGTCGACGACAAACGTTACAG GTATGCGTTCCACAGCTCCTCGTGGCTGGTGGCAGGCAAGGCTGACCCCGCAACTCCCGGTAGAGTTCATTACCACCCCGACTCCCCAGCCAAGGGCGCACAGTGGATGAAACAGATAGTCTCCTTCGATAAGTTAAAGCTTACCAACAATTTATTGGATGACAATGGACAT atAATTCTAAACTCCATGCACAGATACCAGCCTCGATTCCACGTAGTATATGTGGATCCTCGAAAGGACAGCGAGAAGTATGCTGAGGAGAATTATAAAACGTTTGTTTTTGAGGAGACGAGATTCACGGCCGTCACAGCATACCAAAACCACAGG ATAACGCAACTAAAAATAGCCAGCAATCCCTTTGCAAAGGGCTTCAGGGACTGTGATCCAGAGGATTG GCCCAGGAACCACAGGCCTGGTTCTCTGCCAATCATGAGTGCCTTTGCCAGGACCAGAAACCCAATGTCATCCCCTCCTCAGCAAAATGGAGAAAAAG ATAGTCGACGTGAGTACGACCGCGACCCGACCGGCACGCCCATCCACGGCGACCCGGCGCACCAGCTGATGTCGCGGGTCCTCAGCCCTGCCCTGCCGGTCCCCGGGGGTCTCCACGCCGTGCCTCTGACCGCGGGGCCCCGAAGCCCGCCGCACGAACTCCGCATCGAGGGCCACCCGCAGGGCCCCGACACGCTGCACCACCACCCGTACAAGTACCCCAGCACCTACGAACACTACCTGGGGGCCAAGACGCGGCCCTCTCCCTACCAGATCCCCAGCATCCGGGGCCACGGCTACCACCACCACATGAACCCCTCGGCGGCCAACATGTACTCAGCCACAAACGCGCCCGCCAATTACGACTACGGGCCTCGGTAA
- the tbx1 gene encoding T-box transcription factor TBX1 isoform X3, which yields MDDSSPLSPKANAFSIASLISAAEQAGNTTFDKPCTGLDNQDHETCHRSFKMHYSTVTREMEAFTTSSLSSLNTPGSYHLSPSPGDPYSQHDTHFEPCPAAQHSYNYTGSNPVQAQQGETGTSNCSSSSSSSTPNKNLVKKNPKVANINVQLEMKALWDEFNQLGTEMIVTKAGRRMFPTFQVKIFGMDPMADYMLLMDFLPVDDKRYRYAFHSSSWLVAGKADPATPGRVHYHPDSPAKGAQWMKQIVSFDKLKLTNNLLDDNGHIILNSMHRYQPRFHVVYVDPRKDSEKYAEENYKTFVFEETRFTAVTAYQNHRITQLKIASNPFAKGFRDCDPEDWPRNHRPGSLPIMSAFARTRNPMSSPPQQNGEKEDSRREYDRDPTGTPIHGDPAHQLMSRVLSPALPVPGGLHAVPLTAGPRSPPHELRIEGHPQGPDTLHHHPYKYPSTYEHYLGAKTRPSPYQIPSIRGHGYHHHMNPSAANMYSATNAPANYDYGPR from the exons ATGGACGACAGCAGTCCCCTTTCTCCAAAGGCAAATGCTTTCAGTATTGCCTCTCTGATTTCAGCTGCAGAGCAAGCAGGAAACACCACTTTTGACAAACCTTGCACTGGCCTGGACAATCAAGACCACGAAACCTGCCACAGATCCTTTAAAATGCATTACAGTACTGTCACAAGGGAGATGGAAG CCTTCACGACCAGCAGCCTGAGCAGCCTCAATACGCCAGGGAGTTATCATCTCTCGCCTTCCCCCGGGGACCCTTACAGCCAGCATGACACCCACTTTGAGCCTTGCCCGGCGGCCCAACATAGTTACAACTACACGGGGTCAAACCCGGTCCAGGCCCAACAGGGCGAGACTGGGACCTCGAACTGTTCGTCCTCGTCCTCGAGCTCCACGCCGAACAAGAACCTGGTGAAAAAGAACCCTAAAGTGGCCAACATTAACGTTCAGCTGGAGATGAAAGCTCTTTGGGATGAATTCAATCAGCTTGGAACCGAGATGATTGTAACCAAAGCTGGCAG GCGAATGTTTCCAACGTTTCAAGTGAAAATCTTTGGAATGGACCCAATGGCAGACTACATGCTCTTAATGGATTTCCTCCCGGTCGACGACAAACGTTACAG GTATGCGTTCCACAGCTCCTCGTGGCTGGTGGCAGGCAAGGCTGACCCCGCAACTCCCGGTAGAGTTCATTACCACCCCGACTCCCCAGCCAAGGGCGCACAGTGGATGAAACAGATAGTCTCCTTCGATAAGTTAAAGCTTACCAACAATTTATTGGATGACAATGGACAT atAATTCTAAACTCCATGCACAGATACCAGCCTCGATTCCACGTAGTATATGTGGATCCTCGAAAGGACAGCGAGAAGTATGCTGAGGAGAATTATAAAACGTTTGTTTTTGAGGAGACGAGATTCACGGCCGTCACAGCATACCAAAACCACAGG ATAACGCAACTAAAAATAGCCAGCAATCCCTTTGCAAAGGGCTTCAGGGACTGTGATCCAGAGGATTG GCCCAGGAACCACAGGCCTGGTTCTCTGCCAATCATGAGTGCCTTTGCCAGGACCAGAAACCCAATGTCATCCCCTCCTCAGCAAAATGGAGAAAAAG AAGATAGTCGACGTGAGTACGACCGCGACCCGACCGGCACGCCCATCCACGGCGACCCGGCGCACCAGCTGATGTCGCGGGTCCTCAGCCCTGCCCTGCCGGTCCCCGGGGGTCTCCACGCCGTGCCTCTGACCGCGGGGCCCCGAAGCCCGCCGCACGAACTCCGCATCGAGGGCCACCCGCAGGGCCCCGACACGCTGCACCACCACCCGTACAAGTACCCCAGCACCTACGAACACTACCTGGGGGCCAAGACGCGGCCCTCTCCCTACCAGATCCCCAGCATCCGGGGCCACGGCTACCACCACCACATGAACCCCTCGGCGGCCAACATGTACTCAGCCACAAACGCGCCCGCCAATTACGACTACGGGCCTCGGTAA